One window of Trichomycterus rosablanca isolate fTriRos1 chromosome 2, fTriRos1.hap1, whole genome shotgun sequence genomic DNA carries:
- the LOC134302771 gene encoding serine/threonine-protein kinase PRP4 homolog produces the protein MAPEQKRCATHRPAPVQCFLGIPCRRWPHNRVHPQPFQDVCAGEAESKGGVEAKKQIVMEGYLYKRGSNVFKTWNRRWFLIQNNQLMYQKKFETPTVVMQDLRLCMAEHYKSIGRRFCFKVVSPTRKCVLQAESEERRAAWIRTIQNIVVKPADNRRDVGIRTTQNIVVKTGDNRKEARIRTTQNIETKTGDNRRDAGIRTTQNIETKTGDNRRDAGIRTTQNIITKTGDNRGDAGIRTIQNIETKTGDNRRDAGIRTTQNIVTKTGDNRRDNIVTKTGDNRRDAGIRTTQNIVTKTGDNRRDAGIRTTQNIVTKTGDNRRAARIRTTQNIETKTGDNRRDAGIRTTQNIKTKTGDNRKDAGIRMIQNIVIKPDNDRGDAQIRTTQNIMTKTGDNKRAARIRTKREINEPYRKPSFSSPSSGETLKSISITSQLNKVVDLTAKQEGFSSSESRGSEHAERDSLRLKSVSGSSAEMSPGEIVLEPAAEYDSFSDASLLRSVEIVGVGRTPHIRESLEEELSTFSSYSIHTVAGDKSKTSVQRRSSSPSKVLNRFTAFIERIFSSAGEIVLEPAAEYDSFSDASLLHSVEIVRRTPHIGESLEEGLSTSTFSSYSIHTVAADKSRTSVQRSSSPSKEDFHRRYRMGELLGKGGCGSVYAGLRRTDGQEVAIKFVLKTTYDEFITIPGEKKSLPKEVALMLMASRPPRCDHVLELLEWFDTPECYVLILERPALCVDLFEYRRDHALPEPLAQIIMRQVVLAARHCQDRGVLHRDIKEENLLVSLDRLEVKLIDFGCGDLLKSSPYRRFSGTMLYAPPEWIKRGRYHGCPATVWSLGILLFGLVCGELPFWNEREIIAGRLKFKPGVSEACRHLIRTCLSKSPKKRPSLEKILEHHWFPESLKN, from the exons ATGGCTCCTGAACAGAAGAGATGTGCTACCCACCGTCCCGCCCCAGTGCAGTGCTTTCTGGGTATCCCGTGTCGGCGCTGGCCGCACAATCGAGTTCATCCTCAGCCCTTCCAGGACGTCTGTGCCGGAGAGGCCGAATCGAAGGGCGGCGTGGAGGCCAAGAAGCAGATCGTTATGGAGGGATATTTGTACAAGAGAGGCAGTAACGTCTTCAAAACATGGAACAG GCGCTGGTTCCTGATCCAAAACAACCAGCTCATGTACCAGAAGAAGTTTGAG ACCCCCACTGTGGTGATGCAGGATCTACGTCTGTGCATGGCTGAACATTATAAGAGCATCGGACGCCGTTTCTGCTTTAAGGTGGTTTCACCTACAAG gaaatGTGTATTACAGGCTGAGTCAGAGGAGAGAAGAGCAGCCTGGATCAGAACCATTCAGAACATCGTTGTTAAACCTGCCGATAACAGAAGAGACGTCGGGATCAGAACCACTCAGAACATCGTCGTTAAAACCGGTGATAACAGAAAAGAGGCCCGGatcagaaccacacagaacatTGAAACTAAAACCGGTGATAACAGAAGAGACGCCGGGatcagaaccacacagaacatTGAAACTAAAACCGGTGATAACAGAAGAGACGCCGGGATCAGAACAACTCAGAACATCATCACTAAAACTGGTGATAACAGAGGAGACGCCGGGATCAGAACCATCCAGAACATTGAAACTAAAACCGGTGATAACAGAAGAGACGCCGGGatcagaaccacacagaacatcGTCACTAAAACCGGTGATAACAGAAGAGAC aacatcGTCACTAAAACCGGTGATAACAGAAGAGACGCCGGGatcagaaccacacagaacatcGTCACTAAAACTGGTGATAACAGAAGAGACGCCGGGatcagaaccacacagaacatcGTCACTAAAACCGGTGATAACAGAAGAGCGGCCCGGatcagaaccacacagaacatTGAAACTAAAACCGGTGATAACAGAAGAGACGCCGGGatcagaaccacacagaacatcAAAACTAAAACCGGTGATAACAGAAAAGATGCCGGGATCAGAATGATTCAGAACATCGTCATTAAACCTGACAATGACAGAGGAGACGCCCAGATCAGAACCACTCAGAACATCATGACTAAAACCGGTGATAACAAAAGAGCGGCCCGGATCAGAACTAAAAgggaaataaat GAGCCGTACAGGAAGCCGTCGTTCTCATCACCATCGTCCGGTGAAACTCTGAAGTCCATTTCCATCACATCCCAGTTAAACAAGGTGGTGGATCTAACAGCAAAGCAGGAAGGATTCAGCAGCTCTGAATCTCGAGGATCTGAACACGCTGAGAGAGACTCACTACGTCTAAAATCAGTCTCTGGATCCTCAG CTGAGATGAGTCCTGGTGAGATTGTACTGGAACCTGCTGCCGAGTACGATTCCTTCTCGGATGCGTCTCTACTGCGCAGTG TCGAGATCGTCGGAGTCGGACGGACGCCACATATCAGAGAAAGCCTGGAGGAGGAACTGAGCACGTTCTCCAGCTACTccatccacacag TAGCTGGTGATAAGAGCAAAACTTCAGTCCAGAGGAGGAGCAGCTCTCCTTCTAAAGTTCTGAACAGATTCACAGCTTTTATAGAACGAATCTTCTCTAGTGCTGGTGAGATTGTACTCGAACCTGCTGCCGAGTACGATTCCTTCTCCGATGCGTCTCTACTGCACAGTG TCGAGATTGTCAGGCGGACGCCACATATCGGAGAAAGCCTGGAGGAGGGACTGAGCACCAGCACGTTCTCCAGCTACTccatccacacag TAGCTGCTGATAAGAGCAGAACTTCAGTCCAGAGGAGCAGCTCTCCTTCTAAAG AGGACTTTCATAGACGGTACAGAATGGGGGAGCTCCTGGGGAAAGGCGGCTGTGGTTCGGTCTACGCAGGACTCCGGAGGACTGATGGACAAGAG GTCGCTATAAAGTTCGTCCTGAAGACGACCTACGACGAATTCATCACCATC CCTGGAGAGAAGAAGAGCCTCCCAAAAGAGGTGGCGTTAATGCTGATGGCGTCCAGGCCACCTCGCTGTGACCACGTCCTAGAGCTTCTGGAATGGTTCGACACTCCCGAGTGTTACGTCCTGATCCTGGAGCGACCCGCCCTCTGCGTGGACCTCTTCGAGTACCGCAGAGACCACGCCCTTCCTGAACCTCTGGCTCAGATCATCATGCGGCAGGTGGTTCTCGCTGCACGTCACTGCCAGGATCGCGGGGTTCTTCACCGAGACATCAAGGAGGAGAACCTGCTGGTGTCTTTGGACAGATTAGAAGTGAAGCTCATCGATTTTGGGTGTGGGGACCTGCTCAAGTCGAGCCCCTACAGGAGATTTTCAG GCACCATGTTATACGCTCCACCTGAATGGATCAAGCGAGGTAGGTATCATGGCTGCCCTGCAACAGTCTGGAGTCTGGGGATCTTACTGTTCGGTTTAGTGTGTGGAGAGCTGCCCTTCTGGAACGAGAGGGAGATCATTGCTGGACGCCTGAAGTTCAAACCTGGTGTGTCTGAGG CCTGCCGTCATCTCATCAGGACCTGCCTGAGTAAAAGTCCAAAGAAGCGGCCCAGCCTCGAGAAGATCCTGGAGCACCACTGGTTTCCAGAGAGCCTCAAGAACTAA
- the LOC134302779 gene encoding interferon-induced very large GTPase 1-like: protein MAQALSSDGHKDTTSAMSEESNMSDPKPLQDNLTEMINVGEGPEGTTSIASRDTDMEPFQMSPKRTKVTSESSQAEGHIEGPDRAVQAFQEDGKAEMHPTGSEPLSPLTVVLFGKTTAIKFGSENVLLGPDHVHPTQVNFPLKAIVSGRHLSVIDMMDLHENALYLDPVEHITGGLVRENNIHSFILVLELDNITESDKLKINWLQGQFGEDVLPYVMVLFTYDREEEEGDSIIDDLMKDSFIEQITEKCGGRYCTCSKSMSNQVEMKTLLEKIELMVQENTEPCYTAEMYNAALTLRNDVDSKRQLDARVKTMTPKENSEPDENKKSQEPEWGIPGCGKPQREREEKKAKIQQLFRRLNLGAQNTLTSDLLTIRTSSVKTHKPVAEKDLVYSFLEKLLMMDYKARCITFQSESPETKTQPNTRASKDICSALFKKKAGNSSSSEQSQIHPMDIQMAAFHSSDNFLRQLMVTKLSQCQYAVPLIIPNPFTGEIELPLWALRQIKKSWMSVDGTGKTTSKCKPMFEVETPMVAFLRLGSLSSSKSQLMNNLINKRHDTFFHRNCLRSSKTRLLMDGVVEIAWYCPSGGSDWLNDCTAFCNLHGDAGNHSVQREMLTQMATVNVVLLSTLGEDDGNRKTIEKLSESPKPLIFLLTDSDSDVEELWEGKYSIGLKGRSQSDVAEELKLILHKCCTHDSQSEIKTFKLEDVAKLTDIVVDEENEECQKAKNKANQTLSLLNQEKLTTIKEKHLPCQGKLWHDWCQKNKNLYHLIGHPEEHKTTIKQQMTQIRSQQHELAFSPLIKMFSDHLRVLEENERQYFLKWLGIVLDSLTSDQVSALLHAYDEQWSMVSKQKQAKSPVLDEDQAKLEEISKDLNAVTFGVEHLLREMGQIYESFKSTQSTKGTAEHDEAFCSLPRIAAEIMLSGYPLELMDGDAGHVPLIWVPAVIDELIKKVGDKRVFVLSVLGIQSSGKSTMLNAMFGLQFAVSAGRCTRGAFMQLVRVSDEMDGGQQFDYILVVDTEGLRALELDGKTTLRHDNELATFVVGLGNLTLINIFGENPADMQDILQIVVQAFLRMKKVRLSPSCMFVHQNVGDISAGEKTMEGRRRLQEKLDEMTKLAAKEEECDAECFSDIIAFDVKKDVGYFAQLWEGNPPMAPPNPKYSENVHEMKQMILSKISTNRGMTLSEFKLSIKDLWKALLNENFVFSFRNTLEIAVYRRLEHEYSKWTWSLRSAMLAVENKLYNRVSNEASLRIDERHLAEQIKDTKEEVDRAVGRFFSNDGDKEILIQWRERFQRKIKDLYSELVERTKEKLDHVCRQKVARERLDVEKKNYENKLFNLSKELACGLKNNDTDEDALKSGFDDVWSKWVTELNQDAPSVVEIDVMGDVTKILSETYELALVCERQNLGDYCRLDVLGNYSDYVIFKKLLGQHEADEPPTEDEKKKSGMFNQTRRFITNAGRTLYSAVVKRHEQTDSVPVTEMLSFGDNDQLRALVKETCQQTDKEVQRMSSEGLGYNHSYIQQIIQSVKTSVGAHETKTPKYLLKKEFTVDLCLHACSSAGEGFSEIHKEFKEANDIRMYLEKQKPQYFNIFKNLCSGATSTTVFGTFIVDKLEPSILQTAYDKTALDVTEKMKRNVPAFRGNRSNLEKHILTSLALEENFEDYIAYLHKPKEYFASFITKEVDKYLLEEKTTDVLETLKSNIRSTTKFVIDSVKKVTEEANNRNGDVNTWLQLLSTELKDELQFKEESYPEQKEITDLHFLQDVVNKHLAAVRSKLSADFQQGSDLRLEMFRKKPNEAMIEHLCQCCWAQCPFCSAICTNTLEGHSGDHDVRFHRNCGINGWSFMFKNNLGLEFCTTAVSSDNLNFRTEDKVFKYKDYRKAGGEYDKWNICRDDSEMPYWKWFVCTFQENLEKHFKKKFTGIPQEWKNCTRDRAIESLSEL from the exons ATGGCACAAGCACTTTCATCAGATGGACATAAAGACACGACAAGTGCGATGTCTGAAGAATCCAACATGAGTGACCCTAAACCACTACAAGATAATCTCACTGAGATGATCAACGTTGGTGAAGGACCTGAAGGCACAACCAGTATAGCTTCCAGAGACACAGACATGGAACCATTTCAAATGAGTCCAAAAAGGACTAAAGTAACATCTGAATCAAGCCAAGCTGAAGGCCACATAGAAGGTCCTGACAGAGCTGTTCAAGCATTTCAAGAAGATGGCAAAGCAGAAATGCACCCAACGGGATCTGAACCATTATCTCCTCTAACTGTGGTGCTTTTTGGAAAAACGACCGCTATCAAATTTGGAAGTGAAAATGTGCTGCTGGGACCCGACCACGTTCATCCAACACAGGTGAATTTCCCTTTAAAAGCAATAGTATCAGGACGCCACTTGTCAGTAATCGACATGATGGACTTGCATGAGAATGCGCTGTACCTGGACCCTGTGGAGCACATCACTGGAGGGTTAGTCCGTGAAAACaacattcattctttcatcCTGGTTCTGGAACTAGACAATATAACCGAGTCCGATAAGCTGAAGATAAACTGGCTGCAAGGACAATTCGGAGAAGATGTGCTGCCCTACGTGATGGTTCTCTTCACGTACgacagagaggaggaggagggcgaCAGCATCATAGACGACCTGATGAAGGACTCATTCATAGAGCAGATTACAGAGAAGTGTGGAGGCAGGTACTGCACATGCAGCAAGAGCATGAGCAACCAGGTAGAGATGAAAACACTGCTGGAGAAGATCGAACTCATGGTCCAGGAGAACACCGAGCCCTGCTACACTGCTGAGATGTACAACGCAGCCTTAACGCTCAGAAATGACGTTGACAGCAAGAGGCAGCTAGATG CCCGTGTCAAGACGATGACTCCAAAAGAGAATTCAGAACCAGATGAAAACAAAAAG AGTCAGGAACCAGAGTGGGGAATACCAGGATGTGGAAAACCTCAACgtgaaagagaagagaagaaagcAAAGATTCAACAACTCTTCCGCAGACTAAACCTTGGTGCCCAAAACACACTGACCTCAGACTTACTTACAATAAGAACATCCTCAGTGAAGACCCATAAGCCGGTCGCAGAAAAAGACTTGGTTTATTCCTTCCTGGAAAAGCTGCTCATGATGGACTACAAAGCACGATGCATCACGTTTCAATCAGAAAGCCCTGAGACCAAAACTCAACCCAATACAAGAGCTTCAAAAGATATATGTTCTGCCCTTTTTAAAAAGAAGGCTGGGAATAGTTCGTCATCAGAGCAGTCTCAGATTCATCCCATGGACATTCAGATGGCCGCTTTTCATAGTTCAGACAACTTTCTCCGACAGTTAATGGTAACCAAGCTTTCACAATGCCAGTACGCTGTTCCACTAATCATACCAAACCCTTTCACTGGGGAAATTGAACTTCCACTGTGGGCGCTTCGGCAAATCAAAAAAAGCTGGATGTCAGTAGATGGTACTGGAAAGACCACAAGCAAATGCAAACCAATGTTTGAAGTGGAAACTCCAATGGTGGCGTTCCTCAGACTGGGTTCTTTGTCATCGTCCAAGTCACAGTTGATGAACAACCTGATCAATAAACGACATGATACGTTCTTTCACAGGAACTGCCTCCGGAGCAGTAAAACCCGGCTTCTGATGGATGGAGTTGTTGAAATCGCCTGGTATTGCCCTTCTGGAGGATCTGATTGGCTTAATGACTGCACTGCCTTCTGCAATCTTCATGGAGATGCTGGAAACCACAGCGTCCAACGTGAAATGCTGACACAAATGGCCACAGTAAACGTTGTACTTCTGTCCACCCTGGGAGAGGATGACGGTAATCGCAAGACAATTGAGAAACTTTCCGAATCCCCGAAGCCTCTCATTTTTCTTCTCACTGACAGCGACTCAGATGTAGAGGAACTGTGGGAAGGAAAGTACAGTATCGGTTTGAAAGGCAGAAGTCAGTCTGATGTGGCTGAGGAATTAAAACTAATTCTTCACAAATGCTGCACACATGATTCACAGTctgaaattaaaacttttaaacttGAGGACGTCGCCAAGCTTACAGATATAGTCGTGGATGAGGAGAATGAAGAATGTCAGAAAGCGAAGAATAAAGCAAACCAGACACTGAGCCTCCTGAACCAAGAAAAACTGACCACCATCAAAGAGAAGCACTTGCCGTGTCAGGGAAAGCTGTGGCACGATTGGTGTCAGAAGAACAAAAATCTCTACCACTTAATAGGACACCCAGAGGAACACAAAACCACCATAAAGCAGCAAATGACTCAAATCCGTAGCCAGCAACATGAACTCGCTTTCAGTCCTTTAATAAAGATGTTTTCTGATCATCTGAGGGTGCTAGAAGAAAACGAAAGACAGTACTTCCTGAAGTGGCTTGGAATCGTTCTGGACAGCTTGACGTCGGATCAAGTGTCTGCACTTCTTCATGCATATGATGAACAGTGGTCCATGGTCTCGAAGCAGAAACAAGCTAAATCACCAGTGCTTGATGAAGACCAAGCTAAACTGGAGGAAatctccaaagacctgaatgCTGTAACCTTTGGTGTGGAACATCTGCTTAGAGAAATGGGTCAGATTTATGAATCATTTAAATCCACACAAAGCACTAAAGGAACGGCCGAACACGACGAGGCATTTTGCTCCCTCCCTCGGATAGCTGCAGAGATCATGCTGTCCGGATACCCGCTGGAGCTGATGGATGGTGATGCCGGCCATGTTCCTCTGATCTGGGTTCCAGCAGTTATAGATGAACTCATAAAGAAAGTGGGAGACAAGAGAGTCTTTGTGTTGTCAGTTCTGGGAATCCAGAGCTCTGGGAAGTCCACCATGCTGAACGCCATGTTCGGTCTCCAGTTTGCAGTCAGTGCTGGAAGGTGCACCCGAGGAGCCTTCATGCAGCTGGTCAGAGTATCAGACGAAATGGATGGAGGGCAGCAGTTTGACTATATTCTAGTCGTTGACACTGAAGGTCTCCGAGCTTTAGAGCTGGACGGAAAGACGACCCTACGTCACGATAACGAACTCGCTACATTTGTTGTAGGACTTGGAAACCTAACACTCATCAACATCTTCGGCGAGAACCCTGCTGATATGCAGGACATCCTTCAGATTGTTGTTCAGGCCTTTCTAAGGATGAAGAAGGTCAGACTGAGTCCCAGCTGCATGTTCGTGCATCAGAATGTTGGAGACATCAGTGCAGGGGAGAAAACCATGGAAGGGAGAAGGCGCTTGCAGGAGAAACTAGACGAGATGACCAAGCTCGCTGCTAAAGAAGAAGAATGTGATGCAGAGTGCTTTAGCGACATCATTGCGTTTGATGTAAAGAAGGATGTCGGGTACTTTGCACAACTCTGGGAGGGGAATCCACCAATGGCACCACCAAACCCCAAATACAGCGAAAACGTTCACGAAATGAAACAAATGATCCTCTCAAAGATCTCCACAAATCGTGGGATGACACTGTCAGAGTTCAAGCTGAGTATCAAGGATTTATGGAAGGCACTTCTGAACGAGAACTTTGTGTTCAGCTTCAGGAACACTCTAGAGATCGCTGTCTACAGGAGACTAGAACACGAATACAGTAAGTGGACCTGGAGCCTGAGGAGCGCCATGCTAGCAGTCGAGAACAAACTGTACAACAGAGTCAGCAATGAAGCGTCTTTGAGGATCGATGAAAGGCACCTCGCGGAGCAGATCAAAGACACGAAGGAGGAAGTCGATCGGGCCGTCGGTCGTTTCTTCAGCAACGACGGCGATAAAGAAATTCTAATCCAGTGGCGAGAGAGGTTCCAGAGAAAAATCAAGGATCTCTACAGTGAGCTGGTGGAACGAACGAAAGAGAAGCTGGATCACGTCTGTAGACAGAAAGTCGCGAGAGAAAGGCTAGACGTGGAGAAGAAAAACTACGAGAATAAGCTCTTCAACCTGAGCAAGGAACTCGCCTGCGGTTTAAAGAACAATGACACTGATGAAGATGCTCTCAAGAGTGGATTCGATGACGTGTGGTCCAAATGGGTCACTGAGCTAAACCAGGATGCCCCTTCTGTCGTGGAAATTGACGTCATGGGAGATGTGACGAAGATTCTGTCTGAAACCTACGAGCTGGCACTTGTGTGTGAGCGGCAGAATCTGGGAGACTACTGCAGACTGGATGTTCTGGGAAACTATTCAGACTACGTCATCTTTAAAAAGCTTTTAGGGCAACATGAAGCAGACGAGCCTCCAACAGAGGATGAAAAGAAGAAATCTGGTATGTTTAATCAGACTCGCAGATTTATTACCAACGCAGGCAGAACCCTTTATTCAGCGGTGGTTAAGAGGCATGAACAGACAGACAGCGTTCCTGTAACAGAGATGCTCTCATTCGGGGATAATGACCAGCTAAGAGCTCTTGTAAAAGAGACCTGCCAACAGACTGACAAAGAAGTTCAGAGAATGTCCAGCGAAGGGCTCGGATATAATCACAGCTACATTCAACAAATCATTCAATCGGTCAAAACAAGCGTAGGTGCTCATGAAACGAAGACGCCTAAATATCTCCTGAAGAAGGAATTCACTGTGGATCTGTGTCTACACGCTTGTAGCTCTGCTGGTGAGGGATTCTCCGAGATACACAAAGAATTCAAGGAGGCCAATGATATCAGGATGTACCTGGAGAAACAGAAGCCTCAATACTTCAACATCTTCAAGAACTTGTGTAGTGGTGCTACTTCAACTACAGTGTTCGGTACATTCATTGTGGATAAGCTTGAACCTTCTATCCTACAGACTGCTTATGATAAAACCGCCCTCGATGTGACTGAGAAAATGAAACGTAACGTTCCAGCGTTTCGTGGTAACAGATCGAATCTGGAGAAGCACATTCTGACATCACTAGCACTGGAGGAAAACTTTGAGGACTACATAGCTTACCTTCACAAACCCAAGGAATACTTTGCTAGTTTCATTACAAAGGAAGTCGACAAGTATCTTTTAGAGGAAAAAACTACAGACGTTCTGGAAACTCTCAAGAGTAACATCAGGTCCACAACAAAGTTTGTCATAGACTCTGTCAAAAAAGTCACTGAAGAAGCCAATAACCGTAATGGAGACGTCAACACGTGGCTGCAGCTTTTATCCACAGAGCTAAAGGATGAACTTCAGTTTAAAGAAGAATCGTATCCTGAACAGAAAGAAATCACAGACCTTCATTTTCTTCAGGATGTCGTGAATAAACATCTGGCTGCTGTCAGGTCAAAGTTAAGTGCCGACTTTCAGCAAGGCTCCGACCTCAGACTGGAAATGTTCAGAAAGAAACCGAACGAGGCCATGATTGAGCACCTTTGTCAGTGCTGCTGGGCACAGTGTCCATTCTGCAGTGCCATCTGCACCAACACATTAGAAGGTCATTCTGGAGATCATGATGTCCGTTTCCATCGTAACTGTGGAATCAATGGGTGGTCgtttatgtttaaaaataatctgGGACTTGAATTCTGCACGACCGCTGTTTCAAGTGATAATTTAAATTTTCGTACAGAAGATAAAGTGTTCAAGTATAAAGATTACAGAAAAGCAGGTGGAGAATATGACAAGTGGAACATTTGCCGTGATGACTCGGAGATGCCGTACTGGAAGTGGTTCGTTTGTACGTTTCAGGAGAACCTGGAAAAGCATTTCAAGAAAAAATTCACTGGGATTCCTCAAGAATGGAAGAACTGCACCAGAGATAGAGCTATCGAGAGCTTAAGTGAGCTGTGA